The Plectropomus leopardus isolate mb unplaced genomic scaffold, YSFRI_Pleo_2.0 unplaced_scaffold29247, whole genome shotgun sequence sequence CAACAAATTGGcttatatttctttcaaaaacacaggaaaagggcaatgagcaactcagaaatatattttttaaaaatcgtctaaaaaattagcaatttttttaaatttcaaagaaacacctaaaaatttgaagaaaataattaagataatgcgctaaagttaaaaacaaacaaaccaggaaatgatctgaaaaaagtgctgaaaaataatagttgtgtaaaataatttcaattctataattataaatatagcttttggacattttccccttatctttaaaaaaaaaaaattccaaagcCACTAATTCCTTGCATTTTATGAAAGTCTTCTTGCACATTTCCGTTTTCCTCAtgtttataaaagaaatcaaaccaatttgctcagatttcaaaggtttaaatatgaAGCCGTCTGAAACCGGtccaatatctcaagaacaccttcagggaatttctctaaatttggaaaaaacGTCTACTTCGACTCAAGAAcgctttatttaaattttggtggtcaaaggtcgctGTGACCATTTTCGTGAACACCATTTCCAGTGCCACGTTGAATTTTGTTAATGAGAtgtggcaaaaacatccacttagactcaacagtgacctgattagattttagtagTTACacgtcaaaggtcaaggtcattgtgatctCATCCGTATCACTCTTTTGAAAGTCAAGAAcacttcaaatttagcacaaacgtcctcttgtgtgtgaagcatccatagCCAGTTTCCGTTGTAAAAAGCCCTTTAATAAGTTAAATTTagatttccaaaaaaactgcgGTACCTGTCTGACATCCtgttgaaacacacacagctgcaggcGCTGGTGGAGGCGGAGCTTACGATGCTGCCACGCCCCCTCCACCTCATGTTGACCCTGCAAAAAACAGACTCACATCAGTCCACCTGTCTACCTGTGTCTTCATGAAGCGAGACATGTTAAAGTTAGTCATACCTGCATGACCTGGTGCAGAACTCCCATGATGCCGTGCGTGGCAGCAGTGAAGTCTGGTTTGGTCGCAGAGTCGTCGGAGTCGGCTGCTGGGCAGCGCTGGAGGACGTCCAACAAGGCTTTCCCGCTCTCGCTGACCTGTAGAAAGACAGGTGGTCAGTCAGACGGACAGGTGTCCACACAGATTTTAGACAGGAGCTGAGACGGACAGgtatgcagacagacaggtatgtggacagacagtcagacaggtACCTGCGTGTAGTTGGCAGAAATCTCCTCGTTCAGCTCCTGGTGTTTCTTTGTTGCAGCTTCCAGCTCTGCTGTCGCCGACGGCAACGCCCCCTCAGAGCACGCCTGAACCCAACCCTCCACTTTGAGCAGGAACTGGACAGACGGACAGgtagagagacagatggacacgcgggacaggaagagagagaaatgtgaaaCAGGTAGAAAAGTAGAGGGACAGGTGGACATTTACAAGTAAACCGTCGGGTAGGTGTCTCTGTTTatagatttggcacaaacgacCAGTttaactcaaaaatgaactgatttgaatttggtggtcaaagatcactTTGAACACGCGTTTGTCTCAATCTTTTGAATGCAACATCtcaaacaccttgagggaatttctgataatttggcacaaacatccacttaggcTGATTTTGGCAGTAGCAGGTTTGCCACACTGTCCACCTTATAAAAGAGGTTTTAAACTCGATGTGACTTACTATTTCAATAAAGGTTTTATAGGTTGTCATAGACAGGTAAAGGGGCAGATAGATATtggacagacagggagagagacaggaggacaggtgTGGTTGAAAGGTGCAAAGGGTGAAGATGAGACGAGTATGCCAGTAAACAGTAGACGGGTGGGGACAGAAAGAGTGAGACAGGTGGACACATGTATATTGATAAGTAGTATTGATCACCTGCTCCGCCCCCTGGTGGAAGCAGGTTGCCATGGCAAGTGTGTTGCTGCGTTCCTCCAGAGCCATCGTCAGGGACTTCCAGTCTTCCTGCAACCGCGACGACACCAAGGCGATGCGCTCCGCCCCATAGTGACCGGCCTCTGCCAGCCTCGCCGCCACTGTGACCACGCTGTCTACGTTCACGCTGCCGTTCTGCACAAACAGAGACGTGTTGGTAATGAAGGAAGTGttacaccaaacaaacaaacacacaaacaaacactgaccaTGCAATTGGCCGTAAAGTGCTGGTGTTGTGTCTGGAGGTCGAGGGCGTGCTGGTGGTTCTGCCCGACCTCCGCCAGACTCTGCACGAATAACTCTTTACTGTGTGCGATCCACTCCGACAtctgagacagaaacagaaagagttAGTTCTTCAGTTATCAGTACTACCGAAGTAGtaggagtttcttcaaatttggcacaaacgtccacatggaCTCAGCGATGGACtcattagattttagtggtcaaggatcaaaagtcacagtgaccttgcatttgtctcactCTCTTGAACTGAATATGTCAAATTTGTCTATAGGGATTTatgtcaaatttggcaaaaacgtccacttggattcaaggatgaacCGATTACAGtttgctggtcaaaggtcagggacACTTTGACCTCGACTGGTTTTGAACAAAATATCACTGGGATGGCCatgggggatttttttcttaaatttggctCAAATTTTTACTCTGACTCAAATataaactgattttaatttgatggtcaaaggtcaatatcactgtgaccttagctgtctcattttgtgaaaatgatatttaaagAGGGCCTTAGGggcatttcttcaaatttggcacaaacatccactcagGTGAACTGATGAAAATTAAGTGGTCAAAGGGCAATTGCAGTGCTGCTAGCAGCGGTGTTTCAGTTAGCATTAGAAGTGGACCAAAATCTACTCTTCCTGCATTCATTTTGACACGTAGTTAGGTCTCTTTAGGATTCATACTGACTTACTACAGATGAACCGTGACTTGTGAATCTCACCTTGGTGGCGTCCTGCTCAAACAGGTGCAGCTGCAGCGCCTGGTCCAGGTGGAGCTTCCTGTCGCCCCAGCTCTGCAGCAGGTGACTGCGAGCCCCCTGGAGCCGGTCCAGCAAAGACGAAACCTTCGGCGCAACACTCTGGAAGTCTGCTCCGCCCGACAGCCAGCTGCCGTGACTGCCACCACCGCCGCCGCCTTCGGTAGAGGTGTCACCGTGGGAGGGGCCCAGGCGCATGCGCTGGAGCAAGCTCCGTCCCTCTCGCTCGAGGGCGTCGACTGGTGCTGTGGCGATCGTGTTACGGAGACGGCCGTGTTCCTCGAGAAGTCTGAAGAGGTAAAAAATTACTCTGTAAACAAAAATTTCCTGGTTCATAGTGACTCAATGCTTAATCAAGTTGTACTTGATCGGAGACTCACTTGCGGGCCTCGTCCACATCCTGGGGCTCCGGTATGCGGTTCAGCCCGGCCTCCAGCTGCTCCAGCTGGGCCAGCAGCTGCGTGGCGGCCCCCGTGAACTCCTCCAGACCCAGACGCAGTTCAGTCCACTCGACATGGTCATACTCCAACGAGCCAccgaggtcagaggtcagctggGAGGGATCGACGAGCCGGGACAGACCCTCCACCGACACCAGGCTGGtctggagagacagacaggtatgTTCAGTTTTCTGGTTAGCAGCAGTATTAGTACTTTATTTTCTACTAGTGATATACCAGTTAATAGCAATAGTacttgtaaacacaatatctcaagagccTCCTCtgcaaatttgacacaaacgtccacttggacttaaggatgaactgtaATTTGTTGGTCTAATATCAAAGGTTAGTGTGACCTCATCCGTCTTAATCTTGTGACAGTGATATCTGAAGAAAACATTGGaggaattccttcaaatttggcacaaatatccgCTTGAACCTCAACAATTAACAGGTGGGATTTTGGTGGTTACAGGTCAAAGGTTACTTGTCCGTCTTATTTTCATGGACGCAATTTTCAAGAACGTGTTGAGGGAATCTACAAATTTGGCACGAACATCCAGTTGGACTCATTGAGGAACTTATTGGAACTTGGTGGTCAAAGgacactgtgtgtttgtctcaatCTTTTGAACctaatatctcaagaagacctCTTGGAAATTTGGCTCAAACACTTACAtaaactcaacaatgaactgattagattttggtggtctaAGGTCAAGGTCCATGTGACCTGGACCATCTAATTCTTTTGAACGCAGAATCTCAATAACACGTTGAGGGAATACcttcaaatttggtgcaaacatccactttgacttaAGTGATGAACTCATAAAAAagttagtggtcaaaggtcaagatcaccgTGACCTGGCGTTTGTCTCCCTCTggtaaacacaatattttaagaaggccttaagggaatttcttcaaatttggcacaaacgatgattagaatttggtggtcacaggttaaggtcactgtattgtgtttgtctcattctcttgagcacaaaatctcaaaattgccTTGAGGGATTTatgtcaaatttggcaaaaacgtccacttGTTAGTAGTACTGTAGTTATCAACAGTAGTACTCCGTTTATTTGTAGTAGTACCTCAAAGCTGAGTTTGGCGCTGCCCAGGTTGGTCTTGTGTTTCTGCCAGAAGGTGTCCGGTTTGATGAGCAGCGCTGTGTGGATGTTGGAGGAAAACGACTCCTGCAGTGTCCGTAGAACTGGTTTCACGCTGTCCCACTTACTGCCGCGCATGTCAACCACCACCGTGAAGCCACGAGCACGCACAtcctcactgacacacagacaggtaggGGTAAAGAGGGGTGGCCAGGGACAAAGACAGGTCAAGGAAGAGACAACAGGTGCAGAGGCACACAGGTCGACAGAACAAGAGGGCGTTACCTCGGTATGGTCGCCAGGTAAGTGACCAATCGGCTGAGGTCTTCTTGTTTTATTCGATCATGATTGGTCCTGGCAGGGAAGGTCAGGATTGGTCCACCGCGTTTGTCCCGTCCACCTGGACAACACAGTACGTTAAACCAGGCCACATGAAGATCAAACCAAaatctgcaggtgtgtgttttacctGACACGAAGGCCACTTTCTCTCTGAGCACCGTCAGGACGTCGACCGCGCGGACACACTCTGCTTTACCAGAACCTGAtgggagggacagacagagacacccGTTAGCTGGTggttgtgtttcagtgtttctcaacTTGAGCGGCAATAATTAgccaattaatcaattagtcaatTGACAGACAAATAATTGGTGATTCTTTTGATCTTCgatttatgcttttatttctttttagtttATAACAATTTTAGCACTTAAGTTAGCAGCAGCAATCCTTTCAGttagcagcagtagtagtttCAGTTAACAGCAGTAGAAATTGATAGTTTTAGTTAGCAGTAGTACTGCTTTTGGTAAGAAGCAGGAGTTtcagtgagcagcagcagcagtttcagatagcagtagtagtagtttcAATTAGCAGCAGTAGTTGCTTCAGTTAGCAGTAGTATTTTCAGTTAGCATTAGTAGTATTTTCAGTTAGCATTAGTAGTAGTTTCAGTTAGCAGTTTaactaaaacattttggtaATGTTTAAAGACTccaatttgagtttttaattcttaaaagatttttgttcatttttatggtatttttttcccGTTTATaactttctgtcctttttttctttctttaaaatgttttgatttttgaagaaagatTGCCTTCCAAACCTGGGGACCTAAAAaccagcttttttttattgccaaaaatgaaaccatttatcacagccagaaagtgtaaaaacagaaattatcttcTCATTTCTGACGGTCCTTCAACAAATCATGCATGATTTGACATGTTTGTGAAACTGATGGCTTTTCCTAAATGTTCGGTGCATGTTTAGTTTTCCAAACTTTATAAGGAAAtcctatttgcatttttattttagcagttttagcagcaattttccaggtttttcatgaccgtacaaACCGTGTCTTTGTTAATCAGCCTCTATAACAAAACTGAGTCATagcttaaaatgtatataaatattctGCGTATTACAGCAGTTTTCTTTTGAGTCAGTTGCATGTATGATGTCCTTTTAAATGACTGCTCACTGACCGCACTGAGCTCATAGCGTTTGCTCTCTGCTGTTAGTGTCACTCTTCTCTTCTTGGCAGAGACGCTTTTCACGCCTTAATTTCAGACgatgtaatatttaaatttacagaaaaaacgTCCACAAACTACATCACACTCCTCCACTGAAACCGGCCAATCAGGCGTCAGACGGAGCTGACAGACATTTCAATTAAAGAGCtgactgctgcagctctgtgtgtgtgtgtgtgtgtgtgtgtgtgtgtgtgtgtgtgtgtgtgtgtgtgtgtgtgtgtgtgtgtgttgcagacaGGCCTCCCGTGTGCGTCAGATCATCCTGCACAGCGGGAGGAAGCtaatccaacacacacacacacacacacacacacacacacacacacacacacacacacacggagggcATTAAACGTCTCACATTAGCAGCTCGGCGAGCAGCGAGAACCCTCCGAGAGAGAACCTAAAAACAGGAAGGAGACTAAGGAGGACGCTGCGTCTCACAGTGTCCTCTGTCTCCTTCAATAGTGTCCTTGGACCTTTTTTCTGGACCGATCCATCTCCCCAAAGCCCCCCTCTGACGGTCCGGACCGTTTCATCCGGACTAATTGTTTGGTTTGGTCTGGATTATCAGAGAACCCCGTTCAATAATCAGACACAAATGTAAAGAGGTCAGATGGTGAAACCGTCCCTCAAACAGGGACAGAAAAACTCCTCGTGGACAGCCGGAcctcaaagtaaaaataatgtggggctgaaaaatactgaaaaacaccCTAacaccctaaccctaaccctaaccctaacccacaCAACATTATTCCTGACAAATGATTTTAGTGATGTTGCTGAAACTATCAGTGGAGGATGGAcgataacagaaacaaaaataatcatgatcTTGATCCATCATTCGTCTATGCAAAATATACTCAACCAAAtgtggcccctgatagggcccccgGTGGCCCCAAACAATTTCTAatgcacaattaaaataaagtgatggactctgtgaatagtttttgtccttttagtctccataaggtgtcagagacataaaacagcatcaaaatagagccagaggaggatcccccacacccccgacagaggacacagctgagacactgatgtcctaaaatcagacaaatgtcctaaaattcaagaaacatcccaaagtcctagaaatgtaaaAGTTCctacaaattctaaaatcctaaaattgtcctaaaatctcagaaatgtcttaaaatcctacaaatgtcctaaaattctagagatgtcttaaagtcctagaactgtcataaaatcccagaaatgtcctaaaatcctcgagaTGTCCAAAACaacatagaaacatcctacTATCATGGAACTGtcccaaatcctagaaaggtcctaaaagctgagaaatatcacaaattcttaaaaaactgcctaaaatttcaaaaatgtcctataatcctacaaaggtcctaaaatcaaagaaatgtcctaaggtCCTAAAAATTCTAATATccttaaaaatgtcccaaaatcctttttaaaatgttaaaatttccTACAGTCCTTGGACATATCTTATGTTATCATACACCTTTTTGAAACAGATTTCAACGATTGTCCCAAattttcagggtatatttagtcgAAACATCTACGGGGCCGCCGATTGGCCCCCGGCCCCCTCATGtttcaaaagtggcccccagcgTTTCTTAAAACATCAGGATCATTTCAGCTGCGTCGGATCATCGATAGAGATGATTGGAACAGATCACATGGCTTTGTCCCGCCCGCTGACTCAAAGATGACGAGCGGCGTGCGAACGCCACCGAGCCGTGGGCTGCCGAGGTGTCGACGCCGAGCCGCTGAGGTCGGACCGCCTCTAACGAGTGAGCGACGCCTCGCTCTGCTGGACGCCATCAACCGCTCTGATTGATCCTCgatcagctgctgctcacacacactgatcctGGACCAGCTGTCAGTCAACAGGAGGGGTTTCCATCGTGATCACGCCGTCTCACACCgaccacgcacacacacacacacacacacacacactctgagtcAGGGTGAGGCCTGAAATAGCTGCAGATGAAAAGCCTTCAGAGAAagtctctgtcagtctgtcaggaCTCGTCACAGCGATTAACAAACTAAAACTAACGAAGACATTTCTACACAGTGTCCTCCACGTCTCCAAAATGTCCCAGAAAGACTTCAGTCGGACTCAtacatgtcaaacaaaaatacatcaaataaagcaaaacagacGGTCAGAAATAAAGATTTATactgaatataataaaataacaaaatattcatGTCCATCGCAtcttgaaagtaaaagtacgaATACCTCCAAAGCCCTCCagctgtttcaaaataaaagccccagCTGCTTCACTGTAAAACCAGCctactgtttcaaaataaagcccCTAGCTGGTTTACGCTAAtacctctgcagctgctccacaATAAAAGTCCTCCAGCTGCTTCACCTTAAAATCCAGCCtgttgtttcaaaataaaagccccagCTATTTCACAGCAAAAGATTTTCAGCTGCTTCATAGTAGAACACACCCtgctttttcacattaaaagcaccACAGGTCCTTCACAGTAAAAGCCCCCACatttcttcacaataaaagtcctcCAGGTGCTTCACAGTAAAATCAATGATGctgtttcataataaaagtcCTCCAGCTGCTTCACAGTAAAGCCAAAGTTGCTGTTTTACAGAAACCTGTCTGACAGCTTCACAGTAAATAGATTTACAGCTAAAATCCTAAATCATCCAGTCGTTCCATATTGAACTCATAAGGTCCTCATTTtatctcaaatattttttttaaatctcaaagACTAAAAGTCCTGAGCAATAACGTGTCTCTGCTCCGTAACTCGTCTTCTCCTCGAGGATTTTTTACTGCTCCGAGCAAAATGTTAGTCCGGTTGTCTGGTCTTTATCAGCAGCACAGTTATTTATTATTCCCCTGGCGTcctttatatttgcattatgaGGTCGCCACAAAGATTCCAACATTGGAGATGAGAGAGCTGTGTGAGCTGTACTGAGATAGCTGCTAACGAGAGTCTGTAGCTGCGTTGCGGCCTTTCAGCTCAGGGGAATTGTGTGCTTTGTGCTGCAGAGCTGGCTGCTAAC is a genomic window containing:
- the LOC121938357 gene encoding kalirin-like, encoding MNSVDGGGEAGPDGLATAGSGKAECVRAVDVLTVLREKVAFVSGGRDKRGGPILTFPARTNHDRIKQEDLSRLVTYLATIPSEDVRARGFTVVVDMRGSKWDSVKPVLRTLQESFSSNIHTALLIKPDTFWQKHKTNLGSAKLSFETSLVSVEGLSRLVDPSQLTSDLGGSLEYDHVEWTELRLGLEEFTGAATQLLAQLEQLEAGLNRIPEPQDVDEARKLLEEHGRLRNTIATAPVDALEREGRSLLQRMRLGPSHGDTSTEGGGGGGSHGSWLSGGADFQSVAPKVSSLLDRLQGARSHLLQSWGDRKLHLDQALQLHLFEQDATKMSEWIAHSKELFVQSLAEVGQNHQHALDLQTQHQHFTANCMNGSVNVDSVVTVAARLAEAGHYGAERIALVSSRLQEDWKSLTMALEERSNTLAMATCFHQGAEQFLLKVEGWVQACSEGALPSATAELEAATKKHQELNEEISANYTQVSESGKALLDVLQRCPAADSDDSATKPDFTAATHGIMGVLHQVMQGQHEVEGAWQHRKLRLHQRLQLCVFQQDVRQVLDWVEQHGEVFLNK